The Helianthus annuus cultivar XRQ/B chromosome 16, HanXRQr2.0-SUNRISE, whole genome shotgun sequence genome includes a window with the following:
- the LOC110917927 gene encoding signal peptide peptidase-like 4 isoform X2, translating to MCSYTLQNAHRLMLLRCFMAYECWYHSMCILVVCLEAEAAIELDKLLKDASDEYMSTEVSYFSGVFEITNTSVIVFIVVSSCFLVWLYKKMSYVFIEVLVVLFAIGGGEGVALIITVIQIIQVPNLKIQ from the exons ATGTGCAGCTATACACTCCAAAACGCCCATCGGTTGATGTTGCTGAGGTGTTTTATGGCTTATGAATGTTGGTACCATTCTATGTGCATCTTAGTGGTCTGCCTGGAGGCCGAAGCAGCTATTGAGCTGGACAAACTATTAAAG GATGCTTCTGATGAATATATGAGTACGGAGGTTTCTTATTTCAGTGGTGTCTTTGAGATTACCAACACATCAGTGATTGTGTTTATTGTGGTTTCATCATGTTTCTTAGTTTGGCTTTACAAAAAAATGTCATACGTGTTCATTGAGGTTTTGGTTGTCCTATTCGCCATTGGTGGGGGCGAG GGTGTTGCTTTGATAATCACAGTAATCCAGATAATTCAAGTTCCTAATCTCAAG ATTCAGTAG
- the LOC110917927 gene encoding signal peptide peptidase-like 4 isoform X1, giving the protein MCSYTLQNAHRLMLLRCFMAYECWYHSMCILVVCLEAEAAIELDKLLKDASDEYMSTEVSYFSGVFEITNTSVIVFIVVSSCFLVWLYKKMSYVFIEVLVVLFAIGGGEGVALIITVIQIIQVPNLKLQIQ; this is encoded by the exons ATGTGCAGCTATACACTCCAAAACGCCCATCGGTTGATGTTGCTGAGGTGTTTTATGGCTTATGAATGTTGGTACCATTCTATGTGCATCTTAGTGGTCTGCCTGGAGGCCGAAGCAGCTATTGAGCTGGACAAACTATTAAAG GATGCTTCTGATGAATATATGAGTACGGAGGTTTCTTATTTCAGTGGTGTCTTTGAGATTACCAACACATCAGTGATTGTGTTTATTGTGGTTTCATCATGTTTCTTAGTTTGGCTTTACAAAAAAATGTCATACGTGTTCATTGAGGTTTTGGTTGTCCTATTCGCCATTGGTGGGGGCGAG GGTGTTGCTTTGATAATCACAGTAATCCAGATAATTCAAGTTCCTAATCTCAAG CTGCAGATTCAGTAG